The following are encoded in a window of Clarias gariepinus isolate MV-2021 ecotype Netherlands chromosome 8, CGAR_prim_01v2, whole genome shotgun sequence genomic DNA:
- the rrh gene encoding visual pigment-like receptor peropsin, protein MGPEILNSSNEVISFGGKSAFTQTEHNIVAGYLIAACVISLSSNLVVLIMFVKFKELRNATNAIIINLAFTDVGVAGIGYPMSAASDLHGSWKFGYTGCQVYAALNIFFGMASIGLLTVVAIDRYISICRPDIGQKMTTHSYTLLIMAAWLNAVFWSAMPIVGWAGYAPDPTGATCTINWRNNDASFISYTMAVILVNFIIPLSVMLYCYYNVSVTMRRYKAGNCLDSINIDWSDQKDVTKMSIVMIVMFLLAWSPYSIVCLWASFGDPRKIPAPMAIIAPLFAKSSTFYNPCIYVIANRKFRRAIMGMLRCQTRRHVTINNHVPMTISQLPLNQ, encoded by the exons ATGGGACCTGAAATCCTGAATTCCTCAAATGAAGTCATCAGCTTTGGTGGAAAAAGCGCTTTCACACAAACGGAACACAACATTGTTGCTGGATACCTCATTGCTGCAT GTGTGATCAGTTTGTCCAGTAATCTTGTGGTGCTAATTATGTTtgtaaagtttaaagaactGCGTAATGCCACCAATGCCATCATCATCAATCTGGCTTTTACTGATGTTGGAGTAGCAGGCATCGGTTACCCCATGTCTGCTGCTTCGGATCTGCATGGCAGTTGGAAATTCGGGTACACTGGTTGccag GTCTATGCTGCCCTAAACATATTCTTTGGGATGGCCAGCATTGGACTGCTCACTGTGGTAGCCATTGACAGATATATTAGCATCTGCAGACCTGATATTG GCCAAAAGATGAcgacacactcatatacactgtTGATTATGGCTGCATGGCTAAATGCAGTGTTCTGGTCTGCCATGCCAATTGTGGGTTGGGCTGGATATGCACCTGATCCAACTGGAGCTACCTGCACAATCAACTGGAGGAACAATGATGC GTCTTTTATCTCATACACAATGGCTGtgattttagttaattttatcATACCACTCTCTGTCATGCTGTATTGCTATTACAATGTTTCAGTCACCATGAGAAGGTACAAGGCAGGCAACTGCCTAGACAGCATAAACATTGATTGGTCAGACCAGAAAGATGTAACTAAG ATGTCTATTGTGATGATTGTGATGTTTTTGTTGGCCTGGTCTCCTTACTCTATTGTGTGTCTTTGGGCATCATTTGGCGATCCTAGAAAGATTCCTGCACCGATGGCAATCATCGCCCCTCTCTTTGCAAAGTCTTCCACCTTCTACAACCCCTGCATCTATGTTATCGCCAACAGGAA GTTTAGAAGAGCCATCATGGGGATGCTGCGATGCCAGACACGAAGACATGTCACCATCAACAACCATGTTCCTATGACCATCTCTCAATTGCCTCTCAACCAGTAA